A portion of the Doryrhamphus excisus isolate RoL2022-K1 chromosome 20, RoL_Dexc_1.0, whole genome shotgun sequence genome contains these proteins:
- the LOC131107728 gene encoding serine protease HTRA1A-like isoform X1, giving the protein MFWSLVLFLALASSQADAQTSGRFVVGCPSRCDKSMCPRPAAECPAGKTLDACQCCPVCASGEGEACSGSGKLGDPVCGEGLECSVSGGVGYTGTVRRRSKIGICACKVAEPVCGSDGVSYRNICELKKVSRRAQKLQQPPVIFIQRGACGKAQDNPDSPRHKYNFIADVVEKIAPAVVHIELYRKMTYSKREVAVASGSGFVVSEDGQIVTNAHVVANKHRVKVELKSGATYDAKIKDVDERSDIALIKIEAPTKLPVLLLGRSSDLRPGEFVVAIGSPFSLQNTVTTGIVSTTQRGGRELGLSNSDMDYIQTDAIINYGNSGGPLVNLDGEVVGINTLKVTAGISFAIPSDKIQQFLAESYDRQSRGAAAAKKKYIGVRMMTLTPALAKELKSRHRDFPDITSGAYVMEVIAKTPAAVGGLKEHDVIISINGKRMSTANDVSAAVKKDKTLKVVVRRGNEDAIVTIVPVEIDP; this is encoded by the exons atgttttggtCACTGGTCCTCTTCCTGGCTTTAGCGTCATCGCAGGCAGACGCGCAGACATCCGGCCGCTTCGTGGTAGGCTGCCCCTCCCGGTGTGACAAGTCCATGTGCCCCCGACCTGCAGCGGAGTGCCCCGCTGGGAAGACACTCGACGCCTGCCAGTGCTGCCCGGTGTGCGCGTCCGGGGAGGGGGAGGCTTGCAGCGGCAGCGGTAAGCTCGGCGACCCGGTGTGCGGAGAGGGGCTGGAGTGCTCCGTGTCCGGCGGCGTGGGCTACACAGGCACGGTCCGGAGGAGGAGTAAGATCGGGATCTGCGCGTGTAAAGTCGCGGAGCCCGTCTGCGGCAGCGACGGCGTCTCATACCGGAACATCTGCGAGCTGAAGAAGGTCAGCCGCCGGGCGCAGAAGCTCCAGCAGCCGCCGGTCATCTTCATCCAGCGTGGAGCATGCGGGAAAG ctCAGGACAACCCAGACAGCCCGAGACACAAGTACAACTTCATTGCCGACGTGGTGGAGAAAATTGCTCCAGCTGTGGTTCACATTGAACTGTACCGCAA AATGACATACTCCAAGCGAGAGGTAGCCGTCGCCAGCGGCTCCGGCTTTGTGGTGTCGGAGGACGGTCAGATCGTGACCAACGCCCACGTGGTGGCCAACAAGCACCGTGTCAAAGTGGAGCTCAAAAGTGGCGCCACCTATGACGCCAAGATCAAAGATGTGGACGAAAGGTCCGATATCGCCCTCATCAAGATCGAGGCCCCG ACCAAGCTTCCGGTGCTGCTTCTGGGCCGTTCGTCGGACCTGAGACCGGGCGAGTTCGTGGTGGCCATCGGCAGCCCCTTTTCCCTCCAGAACACGGTCACCACGGGAATCGTCAGCACCACGCAGAGGGGGGGCAGGGAGCTCGGCCTGAGCAACTCCGACATGGACTACATTCAGACGGACGCCATCATCAAT TACGGCAACTCCGGAGGTCCTCTGGTCAACCTG GACGGTGAGGTGGTCGGAATCAACACGTTAAAAGTGACGGCCGGCATTTCCTTCGCCATCCCTTCGGACAAGATCCAACAATTCCTGGCCGAGTCCTACGACAGGCAGTCCAGAG GCGCGGCAGCTGCTAAAAAGAAATACATCGGCGTGAGGATGATGACGCTCACCCCAGC aCTGGCCAAAGAGCTGAAGAGTCGACATCGAGACTTCCCTGACATCACCTCTGGCGCTTACGTTATGGAAGTCATTGCTAAGACGCCAGCTGCGGT GGGCGGCCTGAAAGAGCACGACGTCATCATCTCCATCAACGGCAAAAGGATGTCCACGGCAAACGACGTCAGCGCAGCCGTCAAAAAGGACAAAACCTTAAAAGTTGTGGTGCGCCGCGGGAACGAGGACGCCATCGTCACCATTGTTCCTGTGGAGATCGACCCTTGA
- the LOC131107728 gene encoding serine protease HTRA1A-like isoform X2 translates to MCPRPAAECPAGKTLDACQCCPVCASGEGEACSGSGKLGDPVCGEGLECSVSGGVGYTGTVRRRSKIGICACKVAEPVCGSDGVSYRNICELKKVSRRAQKLQQPPVIFIQRGACGKAQDNPDSPRHKYNFIADVVEKIAPAVVHIELYRKMTYSKREVAVASGSGFVVSEDGQIVTNAHVVANKHRVKVELKSGATYDAKIKDVDERSDIALIKIEAPTKLPVLLLGRSSDLRPGEFVVAIGSPFSLQNTVTTGIVSTTQRGGRELGLSNSDMDYIQTDAIINYGNSGGPLVNLDGEVVGINTLKVTAGISFAIPSDKIQQFLAESYDRQSRGAAAAKKKYIGVRMMTLTPALAKELKSRHRDFPDITSGAYVMEVIAKTPAAVGGLKEHDVIISINGKRMSTANDVSAAVKKDKTLKVVVRRGNEDAIVTIVPVEIDP, encoded by the exons ATGTGCCCCCGACCTGCAGCGGAGTGCCCCGCTGGGAAGACACTCGACGCCTGCCAGTGCTGCCCGGTGTGCGCGTCCGGGGAGGGGGAGGCTTGCAGCGGCAGCGGTAAGCTCGGCGACCCGGTGTGCGGAGAGGGGCTGGAGTGCTCCGTGTCCGGCGGCGTGGGCTACACAGGCACGGTCCGGAGGAGGAGTAAGATCGGGATCTGCGCGTGTAAAGTCGCGGAGCCCGTCTGCGGCAGCGACGGCGTCTCATACCGGAACATCTGCGAGCTGAAGAAGGTCAGCCGCCGGGCGCAGAAGCTCCAGCAGCCGCCGGTCATCTTCATCCAGCGTGGAGCATGCGGGAAAG ctCAGGACAACCCAGACAGCCCGAGACACAAGTACAACTTCATTGCCGACGTGGTGGAGAAAATTGCTCCAGCTGTGGTTCACATTGAACTGTACCGCAA AATGACATACTCCAAGCGAGAGGTAGCCGTCGCCAGCGGCTCCGGCTTTGTGGTGTCGGAGGACGGTCAGATCGTGACCAACGCCCACGTGGTGGCCAACAAGCACCGTGTCAAAGTGGAGCTCAAAAGTGGCGCCACCTATGACGCCAAGATCAAAGATGTGGACGAAAGGTCCGATATCGCCCTCATCAAGATCGAGGCCCCG ACCAAGCTTCCGGTGCTGCTTCTGGGCCGTTCGTCGGACCTGAGACCGGGCGAGTTCGTGGTGGCCATCGGCAGCCCCTTTTCCCTCCAGAACACGGTCACCACGGGAATCGTCAGCACCACGCAGAGGGGGGGCAGGGAGCTCGGCCTGAGCAACTCCGACATGGACTACATTCAGACGGACGCCATCATCAAT TACGGCAACTCCGGAGGTCCTCTGGTCAACCTG GACGGTGAGGTGGTCGGAATCAACACGTTAAAAGTGACGGCCGGCATTTCCTTCGCCATCCCTTCGGACAAGATCCAACAATTCCTGGCCGAGTCCTACGACAGGCAGTCCAGAG GCGCGGCAGCTGCTAAAAAGAAATACATCGGCGTGAGGATGATGACGCTCACCCCAGC aCTGGCCAAAGAGCTGAAGAGTCGACATCGAGACTTCCCTGACATCACCTCTGGCGCTTACGTTATGGAAGTCATTGCTAAGACGCCAGCTGCGGT GGGCGGCCTGAAAGAGCACGACGTCATCATCTCCATCAACGGCAAAAGGATGTCCACGGCAAACGACGTCAGCGCAGCCGTCAAAAAGGACAAAACCTTAAAAGTTGTGGTGCGCCGCGGGAACGAGGACGCCATCGTCACCATTGTTCCTGTGGAGATCGACCCTTGA